A window of the Mesotoga prima MesG1.Ag.4.2 genome harbors these coding sequences:
- a CDS encoding glycoside hydrolase family 3 N-terminal domain-containing protein: MKRLSDMTLEEKIGQLVMYGKYGEAQQKALAEGRIGSFLNNRGEETQMRQNLALDSPTGIPLIMGDDVIHGFRTIFPIPLALSCSFDLGLIEETCALSAREAAMEGINMIFAPMVDISRDPRWGRVAEGAGEDPYLGSEVARARVRGYQRNDWEDLPKTAACAKHYVAYGAPQGGRDYDGADISERSLREIYLPPFDAAVKAGVMSVMSSFNDLNGIPVSGNERAIRGILRGELGFGGVVVSDWESVEELVNHSIASDGREAARLGFKAGVDIDMNSGVYERYLKELVREGKLTVEEIDQAAGRVLKLKERLGLFGKKRFRIEDARRLSLENLAAKELALKAARESIVLLKNRDLLPLRKGTKLAVIGKLADDRPDMLGCWAGQVEVQESVTVLEGLENLGEEFRYERGCEINSDIEGGIDRAREIASKVQVVLMVLGETSSMSGENRSRADITIPAAQRRLLRSVMEVNENVVLVVVSGRPLVLSWEEANVPAILQLWQPGHQAGNALAEILYGIHNPSGKLTLTFPASVGQIPVYYNRKNTGRPLFKKYIDIQDEPLFPFGWGLSYTDFDYEDLALSSGSPKMGEELKVSARVTNRGDHDGSETVMLFVRDVTASVTRPVMELKGFEKLFLKAGQSKNVQFDITGEMLSFLDENLKPALEKGRFEVFLGRNSVEHLKGYFELI; the protein is encoded by the coding sequence ATGAAGAGATTGAGTGATATGACGCTCGAGGAAAAGATCGGTCAGCTGGTGATGTACGGCAAGTATGGAGAAGCTCAACAGAAAGCGCTGGCCGAGGGAAGAATCGGTTCCTTTTTGAACAACAGGGGCGAAGAGACGCAGATGAGGCAGAACCTGGCCCTCGACTCGCCAACTGGCATCCCCCTGATAATGGGCGACGATGTCATTCACGGATTCAGGACGATCTTTCCCATTCCCCTCGCTCTGAGCTGTTCCTTCGATTTGGGACTCATAGAGGAAACGTGCGCCCTGTCGGCGCGCGAGGCGGCCATGGAGGGTATAAACATGATATTCGCCCCCATGGTGGATATCTCGAGAGATCCGAGGTGGGGCAGGGTGGCCGAAGGGGCCGGCGAGGACCCCTATCTGGGAAGCGAAGTGGCGAGGGCGAGGGTCAGGGGATACCAGAGAAACGACTGGGAGGACCTGCCGAAAACCGCCGCCTGTGCCAAGCATTATGTTGCCTACGGGGCACCGCAGGGCGGAAGGGATTACGATGGGGCCGATATCTCTGAGAGATCGCTCCGGGAGATCTACCTGCCACCCTTCGACGCGGCGGTTAAAGCTGGTGTGATGTCGGTGATGTCATCTTTCAACGATCTCAACGGGATACCCGTCTCGGGCAACGAGCGTGCGATACGGGGGATCCTAAGGGGCGAGCTAGGCTTCGGGGGAGTTGTGGTGAGCGACTGGGAATCGGTGGAAGAGCTGGTGAACCACTCGATAGCCTCCGACGGGAGGGAGGCGGCCCGTCTCGGCTTCAAAGCCGGGGTGGATATAGACATGAACTCCGGAGTCTACGAGAGATATCTGAAAGAGCTCGTCCGCGAGGGGAAGCTTACGGTCGAGGAGATCGATCAAGCGGCTGGGAGAGTCCTGAAACTGAAGGAGAGACTAGGGCTCTTCGGCAAAAAAAGGTTCAGGATAGAAGACGCACGCCGGCTGAGCCTAGAAAACCTCGCGGCGAAAGAACTGGCCTTGAAGGCGGCGCGCGAATCCATAGTCCTGCTCAAGAACCGGGATCTCCTGCCGTTGCGAAAGGGGACAAAACTTGCGGTTATAGGCAAGCTGGCAGACGACAGGCCCGACATGCTCGGCTGCTGGGCCGGACAGGTCGAGGTGCAGGAGAGTGTGACCGTTCTCGAAGGTCTGGAGAACCTTGGAGAGGAGTTTCGCTACGAGAGGGGCTGCGAGATAAACTCCGACATAGAGGGCGGCATCGACAGGGCCCGCGAGATCGCGTCGAAGGTGCAGGTCGTGCTGATGGTTTTGGGCGAGACGTCCTCTATGAGCGGCGAAAACCGCTCCAGGGCGGACATAACGATACCCGCGGCCCAAAGGAGGCTTCTAAGGTCGGTCATGGAAGTCAACGAGAATGTAGTGCTGGTCGTGGTGAGCGGCCGGCCCCTGGTTTTGAGCTGGGAGGAGGCTAACGTGCCGGCGATTCTCCAGCTCTGGCAGCCCGGCCATCAGGCCGGCAACGCACTCGCCGAAATCCTCTACGGCATTCACAATCCCTCGGGGAAACTGACGCTGACATTTCCGGCCTCCGTCGGTCAGATACCGGTCTACTACAACAGGAAAAATACGGGCCGTCCGCTGTTCAAGAAGTATATAGATATCCAGGACGAACCGCTCTTCCCCTTCGGCTGGGGTTTGAGCTACACGGATTTCGATTACGAAGATCTCGCGCTCTCGAGCGGTTCGCCGAAGATGGGGGAAGAGCTTAAAGTGAGCGCGCGTGTCACCAACCGCGGAGATCACGACGGCTCGGAGACGGTTATGCTCTTCGTAAGGGATGTGACGGCCTCCGTCACCAGACCGGTGATGGAGCTCAAAGGTTTCGAAAAACTCTTTCTGAAGGCCGGTCAATCGAAGAACGTACAGTTCGACATAACGGGGGAGATGCTCTCTTTCCTCGATGAAAATTTGAAGCCGGCTCTCGAGAAGGGGCGGTTTGAGGTCTTCCTCGGGCGCAACAGCGTCGAACACCTGAAGGGCTATTTCGAACTGATCTGA
- a CDS encoding ABC transporter substrate-binding protein, translating to MKKLVMIGLVILLVTAAMAQAVTIVYANWNLSLDVEKKIVEEFMKTHPDIKVEFADLDYGKYEDSLIAAAAAGKLPDVIMIPNIPMALVNDWALDITAMTAKDAEWENIPAPLRGATVYNEKVFAVPSGFYMLGYFVNEDLFTNYNVPQLPYAPDWNTMLSAIRKLTIPRDGVLGIAEEVQIPEWFPATKDPALGYFTWDGEKYNLDHPAFIEGVKIAKQLFDGKFVFDSLPEEQKQQYNAGWYGDVWNQGKIAIRWSGTWDTTSFATLPFPSRFIGVPEGKVTIVGDFFIISKTTEYPEQAYEFAKYITFAKEGILKRLEIDTANQWTSLPLTTEQAVLDEYFKVKKLFPGIDEAFARISEGIVEGVKIVPGYIQSRWTAPTGIKVGDNDNASIGDVIWNSMRGNVNIADYAGQLNKLANEQYKNAIEKIAVMTD from the coding sequence ATGAAAAAGCTAGTGATGATAGGTCTCGTGATCCTGCTCGTTACGGCGGCCATGGCCCAGGCCGTAACGATCGTCTATGCCAACTGGAACCTTAGTCTTGACGTCGAGAAGAAGATAGTCGAGGAGTTCATGAAGACTCACCCGGATATCAAGGTAGAGTTCGCCGATCTCGATTACGGCAAGTACGAAGATTCCCTGATCGCCGCGGCCGCCGCTGGAAAGCTGCCCGACGTCATAATGATTCCGAACATCCCCATGGCTCTTGTAAACGACTGGGCGCTGGACATAACGGCCATGACGGCTAAAGATGCAGAGTGGGAAAACATACCCGCCCCGCTGAGGGGAGCCACCGTTTACAATGAAAAGGTCTTCGCCGTTCCTTCGGGCTTCTATATGCTCGGATACTTCGTCAACGAAGATCTCTTCACCAACTACAACGTTCCGCAGCTGCCTTACGCTCCCGACTGGAACACGATGCTCTCGGCGATCAGAAAACTCACCATCCCCAGGGACGGCGTTCTCGGGATAGCCGAAGAGGTCCAGATCCCCGAGTGGTTCCCGGCGACCAAAGATCCCGCGCTGGGCTACTTTACCTGGGACGGCGAGAAGTACAACCTTGATCACCCGGCCTTCATAGAAGGCGTCAAGATCGCCAAGCAGTTGTTCGACGGCAAATTCGTCTTTGACAGCCTTCCGGAAGAGCAGAAACAGCAGTACAACGCCGGCTGGTACGGAGATGTCTGGAACCAGGGCAAGATAGCTATCAGATGGTCGGGCACCTGGGACACGACCTCTTTCGCCACGCTACCCTTCCCGAGCCGCTTTATCGGCGTTCCCGAAGGTAAGGTGACCATTGTGGGAGATTTCTTCATCATCTCTAAGACGACCGAATACCCGGAGCAGGCCTACGAATTTGCCAAATACATAACCTTCGCTAAAGAGGGTATTCTCAAGAGACTGGAGATCGACACGGCCAACCAGTGGACCTCTTTGCCGCTGACCACAGAACAGGCCGTTCTAGACGAATACTTCAAGGTCAAGAAACTCTTCCCGGGAATCGACGAAGCCTTCGCCAGGATCTCCGAGGGTATAGTCGAAGGCGTCAAGATAGTCCCAGGCTATATCCAGTCACGCTGGACGGCGCCAACCGGAATCAAAGTCGGAGACAACGACAACGCCTCTATAGGCGACGTGATATGGAACAGCATGAGGGGTAACGTGAACATAGCCGACTACGCGGGTCAGTTGAACAAGCTGGCCAACGAGCAGTATAAGAACGCTATCGAGAAGATCGCGGTAATGACCGACTGA
- a CDS encoding beta-galactosidase, with protein MKKENWSKICGTPRLISAEIHYFRLEPGEWRERIEKAKEAGCDAIASYIPWLCHESVEGRYDFTGRLDLRAFVELAKDLGLYFIARPGPFVMAELKNEGIPHWLYDKHPHLRPLSWEGRKVESAMVIYNHPDFLAEVEKWYDRVGEILGPLLVGRGGNVVAVQLDNEIGMLQWVNNTPDLSDFTLARFNDRVSEKRGREPYGFALEKRDETYRLLRSPGEDFSLEFIRDLGQFTREDYREYVQNLKQLAKRAGLEGIPYIVNIHGTSEGRGFTFPIGISQLYKACDDEEVFPSSDIYLGDLSLRNFQDLYTINETLAAACGGVYGSMEFECGDGNYGDNYGQRIDPYSLEHKLKLCIAQGNRLINYYLFSGGRNYVLDPEPLDGNGRIAFTGELHGFAAPISPTGAENYTYGFLKEATLSLKPLTRNMGNLSVSHDPLTVAFIPDYFMSEYRYGTRSGEMISDLQTHRAGNFWDSFLKALLLLGYRYDVKNIQDGEIDPERLLILPCARYLDVAIQRKIADHVERGGRLLIYGEVPLFDMTGRVCRELIEALGITPGEAYRSSSKYFLSVKPLGLPELATHFARAFRIEGGEELAVIAQKGETCAARVGSTTVITAHFNCNTGFFGRILEGYGLKPKISMTGDSFGVFPVVSVGDRGERLVYVFNEDNFERRIGLRFEEEPLFGGKELLLRAREVAVEMRYP; from the coding sequence ATGAAAAAAGAGAATTGGTCGAAGATCTGTGGAACTCCCCGGTTGATTTCGGCCGAGATCCACTACTTCAGACTCGAGCCCGGAGAGTGGAGAGAGAGGATTGAAAAAGCGAAGGAAGCCGGCTGCGACGCGATAGCTTCCTACATTCCCTGGCTCTGTCACGAGAGCGTCGAAGGAAGATACGATTTCACCGGGAGGCTAGACCTGAGAGCCTTCGTGGAGCTTGCTAAGGATTTGGGGCTTTACTTCATAGCCAGACCGGGTCCCTTCGTCATGGCAGAGCTAAAAAACGAAGGGATCCCACACTGGCTGTACGATAAGCACCCACATCTCAGACCCCTCAGCTGGGAAGGAAGAAAAGTCGAGAGCGCCATGGTCATCTACAACCACCCGGACTTTCTCGCAGAGGTCGAAAAATGGTACGACAGAGTGGGGGAGATCCTCGGACCGTTGCTGGTCGGTAGGGGAGGAAACGTTGTGGCCGTCCAGCTGGATAATGAGATAGGCATGCTTCAGTGGGTCAACAACACGCCCGATCTTTCGGACTTCACGCTCGCGAGGTTCAACGACCGGGTCTCGGAGAAGCGCGGCCGGGAGCCCTACGGCTTCGCGCTTGAGAAGCGCGATGAAACTTACAGGCTCCTCCGCAGCCCGGGAGAAGATTTCTCGCTGGAGTTCATACGCGACCTCGGCCAGTTCACGCGCGAGGATTACAGAGAGTACGTGCAGAACCTGAAACAGTTGGCCAAGAGGGCCGGCCTCGAAGGTATCCCCTATATAGTCAACATTCACGGTACGTCCGAAGGAAGGGGCTTCACCTTCCCGATAGGCATCAGCCAGCTTTACAAAGCCTGCGACGACGAGGAGGTCTTCCCCTCTAGCGATATCTATCTGGGAGATCTCTCCTTGAGGAACTTCCAGGACCTCTACACGATAAACGAAACGCTCGCGGCCGCCTGCGGGGGAGTTTATGGTTCCATGGAATTCGAGTGCGGCGACGGCAATTACGGGGACAACTACGGGCAGAGGATTGACCCTTACTCGCTGGAGCACAAGCTAAAGCTCTGCATCGCCCAGGGGAACCGATTGATCAACTACTACCTCTTCTCGGGAGGAAGAAACTATGTCCTTGATCCCGAGCCACTCGACGGCAACGGAAGGATAGCCTTCACCGGCGAGCTCCACGGCTTTGCGGCCCCGATCTCTCCTACGGGCGCGGAAAACTACACCTACGGCTTCCTGAAGGAAGCGACGCTCTCCCTCAAACCACTGACGAGAAACATGGGCAATCTCTCGGTAAGCCATGATCCTCTGACGGTGGCCTTCATTCCGGACTATTTCATGAGCGAGTACCGTTACGGGACGAGATCCGGAGAGATGATTTCCGATCTCCAAACTCACCGGGCGGGCAACTTCTGGGACAGCTTCCTCAAGGCACTCCTGCTGCTGGGATACCGCTACGACGTGAAGAATATACAGGATGGAGAAATCGATCCCGAAAGGCTGCTGATCCTTCCATGTGCGAGGTATCTGGACGTTGCGATCCAGAGAAAGATCGCGGATCATGTCGAACGCGGGGGAAGGCTGCTGATTTACGGGGAGGTGCCTCTCTTCGATATGACCGGCAGAGTTTGCAGGGAACTGATTGAGGCTCTCGGCATAACTCCCGGGGAAGCTTACCGTTCCTCTAGCAAATATTTCCTCTCGGTGAAACCTTTGGGTTTGCCGGAACTGGCCACGCATTTCGCCCGGGCCTTCAGAATAGAAGGGGGCGAAGAGCTCGCCGTAATAGCCCAGAAGGGCGAAACGTGCGCCGCCAGAGTCGGAAGCACAACGGTCATAACTGCCCATTTCAACTGCAACACTGGCTTCTTCGGCCGAATTCTCGAGGGCTACGGATTGAAACCGAAGATCTCCATGACGGGCGATTCCTTCGGGGTTTTCCCCGTCGTGAGCGTCGGTGATCGTGGAGAGAGACTCGTTTACGTCTTCAACGAAGATAACTTCGAAAGGCGTATTGGGCTCCGCTTCGAAGAGGAGCCGCTTTTCGGGGGGAAGGAGCTACTTCTCAGGGCTAGGGAGGTGGCTGTGGAGATGCGTTACCCCTGA
- a CDS encoding LacI family DNA-binding transcriptional regulator — translation MATIKDVAKLAGVSISTVSYVLNNSNRIGEETRQKVLKAAKELNYVPNTFARSLKKEKYDLVSLIVHEIKGPFYDSLVKGIQDVLHNMGYNLLIYCTLENRRQDVAKFLKNDIVDGLIIMTPTVKSEDIEGFSRDFPVVTLDRVLKSERVRSVRIGNERGSYEVVRHLHELGHRRIGFIKGSKDTLDARERYSGFTGAMKKFGLNVVAGDVLEGDFTEESGRSSMSGYLEANRGRKIATAFYCANDETAIGALKAINEYGLRVPEDISLVGFDDIELSSYITPKLTTVRRPMYQLGSLAAHMLISLIFGKYDEVSNINLDVTLVVRDSTGRAAHEEIE, via the coding sequence TTGGCGACTATAAAAGACGTGGCGAAACTCGCGGGGGTTTCGATCTCCACCGTTTCCTACGTCCTGAACAACAGCAACAGGATAGGCGAAGAGACCAGGCAGAAAGTGTTGAAGGCCGCGAAGGAACTGAACTACGTTCCCAATACCTTCGCCAGGAGCCTTAAGAAGGAAAAGTACGACCTCGTATCGCTCATCGTCCATGAAATAAAGGGTCCCTTCTACGATTCTCTGGTGAAGGGCATTCAGGATGTTCTTCACAACATGGGCTACAACCTTTTGATCTACTGCACGCTGGAGAACCGCCGTCAGGATGTCGCCAAGTTTCTCAAAAACGATATCGTCGACGGCCTCATCATCATGACGCCGACGGTCAAATCCGAGGATATAGAAGGCTTCTCACGGGACTTCCCTGTAGTCACGCTCGACAGGGTGTTGAAAAGCGAGAGGGTGAGGAGCGTTCGGATAGGCAACGAAAGGGGTTCTTACGAAGTCGTCAGACACCTCCATGAACTGGGCCACAGGCGGATAGGTTTCATAAAGGGGTCGAAGGACACTCTGGATGCCAGAGAACGGTATTCCGGCTTCACCGGAGCCATGAAGAAGTTCGGACTCAACGTTGTGGCCGGGGACGTTCTGGAGGGCGACTTCACCGAAGAGTCCGGTCGGAGCTCGATGAGCGGTTACCTGGAGGCGAATCGTGGCCGGAAGATCGCGACGGCCTTCTACTGCGCCAACGACGAAACGGCCATAGGCGCGCTCAAGGCGATAAACGAGTACGGGTTGAGAGTGCCGGAGGATATATCTCTCGTCGGCTTCGACGATATAGAACTCTCCTCGTACATAACCCCGAAACTGACCACGGTGCGGAGACCGATGTACCAGCTCGGCTCACTGGCCGCGCACATGCTTATCAGCCTGATCTTTGGCAAGTACGACGAGGTGAGCAATATCAATCTCGATGTTACGTTGGTGGTGAGGGATTCGACCGGGAGGGCTGCACATGAAGAGATTGAGTGA
- a CDS encoding beta-galactosidase, whose protein sequence is MKRVECRDGKFVIDGRERFLFSAEMHYFRVPAGDWFDRLEKIRRAGFDTLSFYVPWFWHETKEGETDFEGRTSPERDLTGFTRLAMEYGFDLIIKPGPYIMSELKNEGLPDWLYMKHPDGIALTSEGKPHPTRVFSYLHPGFLDCVRKWYASIAKAIRESDAIMIQLDNEVGMLHWVTSTGDYSPVALAHFREYLTARAPELLAELEAWSYGKQFGFPLNVEYHRFMRQYFREYLETLSRFMDEECIDLPKIINIHGFDTLEYAKRGKNYPIGVSQLKAAADIPRAVLSGDYYIGNIVHENFTDISISNSIMTAVENPAQPLFSAEFQSGFQHDRPKLMPSSIDLSSLLCIAGGMNAINYYLFVGGRNPEGSGLMGSAHDWQAPIGASGELRGSYNKIKELISTVRPSEKELLNAKPAFDTWFGFISSYYAGEFFAQDGYPFARTKAHRDMATFDGLLRGLFLLNYTAGAVDLEAVEEIDPTKRPILWVFSGPFMPAGVQKKLVRYMESGGRLVLFPALPEREEHGRECAIIRDRLNVEKGKERDWSMARIFGLEINAFYTESYRELSGLSPFGFDEEGSACAFYGSVGQGEIVMLGCGIELEREYKLEVLRRLCEHLGIERNVEIKGEFIDAWLRKGEGVDFLFLNNYDDYDKTITVKTGDLEFEATVKGRAGLIVRLDGSFRERKKFEARKAVF, encoded by the coding sequence GTGAAGCGCGTTGAATGCAGAGACGGGAAGTTCGTCATCGACGGGCGGGAGAGGTTTCTCTTCTCGGCCGAGATGCATTACTTCAGGGTTCCGGCCGGCGACTGGTTCGACAGGCTGGAAAAGATAAGGCGGGCCGGCTTCGACACGTTGAGCTTCTACGTACCATGGTTCTGGCACGAGACAAAAGAGGGCGAGACAGACTTCGAAGGCCGGACCTCTCCAGAAAGAGATCTGACGGGTTTCACAAGGCTGGCCATGGAATACGGTTTCGACCTCATAATCAAACCCGGTCCGTACATAATGTCCGAGCTCAAAAACGAAGGGCTTCCCGACTGGCTCTACATGAAACACCCCGACGGAATCGCGTTGACGAGCGAGGGAAAGCCGCACCCCACCAGAGTCTTTTCGTATCTGCATCCGGGTTTCCTCGACTGCGTGAGAAAGTGGTACGCATCAATCGCGAAAGCTATCCGGGAGAGCGACGCGATAATGATCCAGCTGGACAACGAAGTGGGCATGCTCCACTGGGTGACCTCCACGGGGGATTACAGCCCGGTTGCCCTCGCCCATTTTCGCGAATACCTCACCGCCAGGGCACCTGAGCTTCTTGCGGAGTTAGAAGCCTGGAGTTACGGCAAACAGTTCGGCTTTCCCCTGAACGTAGAATATCACAGGTTCATGAGGCAATACTTCAGGGAGTACCTCGAGACCCTCTCCCGTTTCATGGATGAAGAGTGCATCGATCTGCCGAAGATAATAAACATACATGGCTTTGATACGCTCGAGTACGCCAAGAGAGGCAAGAATTACCCTATCGGCGTCTCTCAGTTGAAGGCGGCTGCCGACATACCGCGGGCTGTTCTTTCGGGCGACTACTATATAGGCAACATAGTACACGAGAACTTCACCGATATCAGCATCTCAAATTCGATCATGACGGCCGTCGAGAATCCTGCCCAACCGCTCTTCTCGGCCGAGTTTCAGAGCGGTTTCCAGCACGATAGGCCGAAACTCATGCCCTCCTCGATAGATCTCTCCAGCCTGCTCTGCATAGCAGGCGGAATGAACGCGATCAATTACTATCTCTTCGTCGGGGGGAGAAATCCCGAGGGGAGCGGCCTCATGGGAAGCGCGCACGACTGGCAGGCGCCCATCGGAGCCAGTGGAGAGCTCAGGGGGAGTTATAACAAAATCAAAGAATTGATAAGTACCGTAAGACCGTCCGAGAAAGAGTTGCTGAACGCCAAACCGGCCTTCGATACGTGGTTCGGTTTTATCTCCTCTTACTATGCGGGCGAATTCTTCGCCCAAGACGGATACCCCTTCGCCCGGACCAAAGCGCACAGGGACATGGCTACGTTCGACGGGCTGCTCAGGGGGCTCTTCCTTTTGAACTATACCGCTGGAGCGGTCGATCTGGAAGCGGTCGAAGAGATCGATCCGACGAAACGGCCAATTCTCTGGGTCTTCTCCGGTCCCTTCATGCCGGCCGGTGTTCAGAAAAAGCTCGTCCGGTATATGGAAAGCGGCGGGAGGCTAGTTCTCTTCCCCGCGCTGCCGGAGCGGGAAGAACACGGTAGAGAGTGTGCGATCATACGCGACCGCCTGAACGTCGAAAAAGGTAAAGAGAGGGACTGGTCGATGGCGCGGATATTTGGCCTTGAAATAAACGCCTTCTACACCGAGAGCTACCGTGAACTTTCGGGCTTGTCGCCTTTCGGGTTCGACGAAGAAGGTTCGGCCTGCGCCTTTTACGGTTCTGTCGGGCAGGGCGAGATAGTCATGCTCGGCTGCGGTATAGAGCTTGAGAGGGAGTACAAGCTCGAAGTCCTCCGCAGGCTCTGCGAGCATCTTGGAATAGAAAGAAACGTCGAGATAAAGGGAGAATTCATCGATGCCTGGCTCAGGAAAGGGGAAGGCGTGGATTTTCTGTTCCTCAACAACTACGATGACTACGACAAAACAATCACAGTGAAGACCGGAGATCTTGAATTTGAAGCGACGGTCAAGGGGCGAGCGGGCCTGATCGTCCGGCTCGACGGGAGTTTCCGGGAGCGGAAAAAGTTTGAGGCCCGTAAGGCCGTCTTTTGA
- a CDS encoding GH36-type glycosyl hydrolase domain-containing protein, with product MRLFESKYGYFTPDGREYVIVDPRTPRPWVNVISNGDYSMIASHTGSGYSWRGNAGQNRITRSYQDLIKDSWGKYYYIRDRESGRFWSAGWKPVMAQYSLYEVVHGMGYTIYRHRVEDIYSEMKVFVSAKAPVELAEITLKNEGATSRRLDITSYFEWVLGNFPDEHREFHKLFIVPAFRDNAIFVRKYLGQFPDGKGRWNNTDWNQIAFHGASEPVKSYTCDKESFIGMYGTQERPAALFEDELTGKCDRFGDPCAALQVEMVLVPGQSKSVVFTTGTAIIGEEDPEELLKSHSSVGASRRLFSELKAMWDGLLEAEKVETPDPGLNIMTNYWSKYQAISGRLWGKSGYYQVSAGYGFRDQLQDSQIFLVADPGLMRKQILLHAQHQFREGDVFHWWFTIGGGGPRTGCSDDLLWLPFITSQYVRETLDYGILDEELSFVDGGSATLYEHCRLAIEKSFKRFSPRGLPLIGEHDWNDGMNAVGSDWKGESVWLAQFMYLLLERFLPLSTKRGDGVFADRCRDVMQSLKDAVNEYAWDGEWFIRATKDDGGKIGSKENEEGKIFLNAQTWAVISDITDSERKAIAMDSVGRILLKDFGALLLYPAFTKPAPDIGYITRYAPGLRENGGVYTHAAAWAVWAFALMKDAASAYKAYSGICPPNRSVDIDRYMAEPYVTCGNSDGPVSPMYGRGGWSWYTGSAQWLHKVAVSWILGIRVEDGFMEIDPVIPPHWKGFKYTRKFKETVYEIEVRNPENLSHSVATVTVDGKGGGPKISIVNDGKTHKVVAILGRSKD from the coding sequence GTGAGGCTTTTCGAGAGCAAGTACGGATATTTCACCCCGGACGGGAGGGAATACGTGATAGTCGATCCACGAACTCCCCGCCCCTGGGTGAACGTTATAAGTAACGGAGATTACTCCATGATCGCCTCCCACACGGGGAGCGGTTACTCTTGGCGGGGCAACGCTGGCCAGAACCGGATAACCAGATCTTACCAGGACCTGATCAAGGATAGCTGGGGCAAGTACTATTACATACGTGACAGGGAGAGCGGAAGATTCTGGTCGGCAGGCTGGAAGCCGGTAATGGCCCAGTACTCTCTTTACGAAGTGGTCCACGGGATGGGCTATACCATCTACCGCCACCGCGTGGAGGATATCTACTCGGAGATGAAAGTTTTCGTATCGGCAAAGGCGCCGGTGGAACTGGCCGAGATAACCCTGAAGAACGAGGGCGCCACCAGCCGGAGACTCGATATCACATCGTACTTCGAGTGGGTTCTCGGGAACTTCCCCGATGAACACAGGGAGTTTCACAAGCTCTTCATAGTACCGGCCTTCAGAGACAACGCGATCTTCGTAAGGAAGTATCTAGGACAGTTCCCCGACGGGAAGGGAAGGTGGAACAACACCGACTGGAACCAGATCGCCTTTCACGGTGCGAGCGAGCCGGTGAAGTCCTACACCTGCGACAAGGAATCCTTCATCGGGATGTACGGCACCCAGGAGAGACCGGCCGCGCTTTTTGAGGACGAACTGACGGGAAAGTGCGATAGGTTCGGCGATCCCTGCGCCGCCCTGCAGGTGGAGATGGTGCTGGTTCCGGGACAGTCGAAGAGCGTCGTATTCACCACCGGCACCGCGATCATCGGCGAGGAGGACCCGGAGGAACTGCTGAAGTCTCACAGCTCCGTCGGGGCTTCCAGGCGACTCTTCTCGGAATTAAAAGCGATGTGGGACGGTTTGCTCGAGGCCGAGAAGGTCGAAACGCCCGACCCGGGGCTGAATATAATGACCAATTACTGGTCGAAGTACCAGGCGATCTCGGGCAGATTATGGGGCAAGTCCGGGTATTACCAGGTATCGGCCGGTTACGGCTTCAGGGACCAGTTACAGGACTCGCAGATCTTCCTTGTTGCCGACCCGGGCCTCATGAGGAAACAGATCCTACTCCACGCACAACACCAGTTCAGAGAGGGAGACGTCTTTCACTGGTGGTTTACCATAGGCGGTGGCGGTCCGAGGACAGGCTGTTCGGACGACCTTTTGTGGCTTCCCTTCATCACGTCGCAGTACGTGAGGGAAACCCTCGATTACGGCATACTGGATGAAGAGTTGTCCTTCGTCGACGGCGGTTCAGCGACGCTTTATGAGCACTGTAGGCTTGCCATCGAGAAGTCCTTCAAACGTTTCTCGCCACGTGGGCTGCCCCTTATAGGAGAGCATGACTGGAATGACGGAATGAACGCCGTGGGCAGCGACTGGAAGGGAGAAAGCGTTTGGCTTGCTCAATTCATGTACCTTCTGCTCGAGCGGTTCCTGCCTCTTTCAACGAAGCGGGGAGATGGGGTCTTCGCCGACAGGTGCCGCGACGTGATGCAGTCGCTGAAGGACGCCGTGAACGAATACGCCTGGGATGGCGAGTGGTTTATCCGCGCGACCAAAGACGATGGCGGCAAGATTGGCTCGAAGGAGAACGAAGAGGGAAAGATCTTCCTCAACGCCCAGACCTGGGCCGTGATAAGCGATATAACCGATTCCGAAAGGAAGGCCATCGCCATGGACTCGGTCGGAAGGATTCTCCTCAAAGACTTCGGCGCCCTTCTGCTCTACCCGGCCTTCACGAAACCGGCGCCGGATATAGGATATATAACCAGATACGCTCCCGGGCTGAGAGAGAACGGCGGCGTCTACACACACGCGGCCGCCTGGGCGGTCTGGGCCTTCGCACTCATGAAAGACGCCGCCAGCGCCTACAAAGCCTATTCAGGTATCTGCCCGCCCAACAGGAGCGTGGATATAGACAGATACATGGCCGAGCCGTACGTCACTTGTGGCAATTCCGACGGACCGGTCTCGCCGATGTACGGAAGGGGAGGCTGGAGCTGGTACACTGGTTCGGCCCAGTGGCTCCACAAAGTGGCCGTCAGCTGGATACTCGGGATAAGGGTGGAAGACGGCTTCATGGAGATAGATCCCGTAATTCCCCCACACTGGAAGGGTTTCAAATATACGAGGAAGTTCAAAGAGACCGTGTACGAAATAGAGGTAAGAAATCCCGAAAATCTTTCGCACTCAGTCGCAACCGTAACGGTCGATGGGAAGGGAGGCGGTCCGAAGATCTCGATCGTAAACGACGGTAAAACTCACAAAGTAGTGGCTATATTGGGAAGAAGTAAAGACTGA